One uncultured Fibrobacter sp. genomic window carries:
- a CDS encoding manganese efflux pump codes for MGFIEIIIIAIVEAMDCFAVSIATGLSKKGIQYSRAMLQAVSFGVFQGGMTLLGYFLGSFAERWFNSVGTPIACTILCILGGRMIWGAVRGDSGEEEGEQIAAKNLTIANILLLSVATSIDAFAVGISFAFLNANMVLATSAIALASFIMGVLGYEIGRHAAKRFKTKIPEIIAGIILIAIGLKMLL; via the coding sequence ATGGGCTTTATTGAAATTATCATTATCGCGATTGTAGAGGCGATGGACTGCTTCGCCGTCTCGATTGCCACGGGACTTTCAAAAAAAGGAATCCAGTACAGCCGCGCCATGCTCCAGGCGGTAAGCTTCGGCGTTTTTCAGGGCGGCATGACTTTGCTCGGGTATTTCCTCGGGAGCTTTGCCGAGCGCTGGTTCAATTCTGTTGGCACGCCTATCGCCTGCACCATCCTTTGCATTTTAGGCGGACGCATGATTTGGGGAGCCGTTCGTGGGGATTCCGGCGAAGAAGAAGGCGAACAGATTGCCGCAAAGAACCTGACGATTGCAAACATCTTGCTGCTTTCGGTCGCGACAAGTATTGACGCCTTTGCCGTCGGGATTTCGTTTGCATTCCTGAACGCGAACATGGTGCTTGCCACCAGCGCCATTGCACTAGCTAGCTTTATTATGGGCGTTCTCGGCTATGAAATCGGCCGACACGCAGCCAAACGTTTCAAGACAAAGATTCCCGAAATCATCGCAGGAATTATCCTAATTGCAATTGGCTTAAAAATGCTTTTATAG
- a CDS encoding STAS domain-containing protein, giving the protein MGKKSAFFWKKFGVKVSENNGTLILALQGVIESSTSDAFEAEMVSACSKSKNLIADFDKVNFISPAALRVLLTSQQKLSAEKGKMTLVNLHQSVREVLELTGFTSLLNIA; this is encoded by the coding sequence ATGGGCAAAAAAAGTGCATTTTTTTGGAAAAAATTTGGAGTCAAGGTTTCTGAAAATAACGGAACCTTGATTCTTGCGTTGCAAGGTGTAATTGAATCATCAACCTCAGATGCTTTTGAAGCGGAAATGGTGTCGGCCTGTTCCAAATCCAAGAATCTTATTGCGGACTTTGATAAGGTGAATTTCATTTCTCCAGCGGCACTCAGGGTGCTTCTGACTTCTCAACAGAAACTGTCTGCTGAAAAGGGTAAAATGACTCTTGTCAATTTGCATCAAAGCGTCCGCGAAGTATTGGAACTGACTGGGTTTACCAGTTTGCTGAATATAGCTTAG
- a CDS encoding FISUMP domain-containing protein — protein MRANTGIRKTALFAFCQIAFICTTLFLIASTFTACSGYGDDYANNLLSNDFFSSSSDRYKSSSSVKTFFSSSSSVKYSSSSKKRNFFDESSSSISDSDNIVPIVNTFEGLDSCQDGKRLALRNDSTIYRCFYGTWYKEIKKLPECNNKTEKKTFFKSLPYICVSGEWREITEMDVELGFCTEKLQGTTKTFGKKEYTCDSLSWRKTTLIDINGECSSSNIGKKITYDNTDYVCRDNLWQSLNNIELDSGLCTPSRSGEIIKIKASSYFKYYICKNYEWTYTESPADIYGKCTSAKEDSAYTVYTTSFACRNGEWRNFTAIENKYGLCTKTMQDSLVTVSSTNHVICDKNEWRSALPEEFYGACNSKQQDVVYQNDTNVYTCNSTSWIKISTPPYNLAYCLHKNEGDTYRATSTKTYLICNDYEWKKTDSLTYEFGICNKENLGTRKHPNTDSLGYECRSTSSGYGWTKLTINDYDFTCNEANQDVMFKGYLCDNGELRTLTSLEKSLGICTKNSLDKKAAKSSTYYRCTSTGWTSISKDEYNLKDCTSETDSSVAKISSGVYFCTNKKWTKLPDMDKATCTPGALAVKDSILYQCVKNQSYYNNYWHSISSVVYEHGFCNESRYSDLVLYKNNYYACKDPDWQKASIGEIFERSSCSETRTIEDLTYTCSGGVWSPKYGTMKDPRDGQTYRTLTHNKQTMMVDNLNYKTPNSWCYQNTDRFCDTYGRLYPWEDVKTACPEGWHVRAADEELISRSIIEYYDYDYWQQDVFTQHLYKGLEIKGSGLRYDNGSFEYELRFAGFWTATELETDPNYALVHLFYQYTSTNVRNDCSSDGNPIKGTCFSKQAGLSIRCVKD, from the coding sequence ATGCGAGCCAATACCGGTATACGCAAGACAGCCCTTTTTGCATTTTGTCAAATCGCGTTTATCTGCACCACGCTCTTTCTTATCGCAAGCACCTTTACCGCTTGTAGCGGGTACGGCGACGATTACGCCAACAACCTACTGTCCAACGATTTTTTCTCGTCTTCTAGCGATCGTTATAAGTCCAGTTCTTCCGTCAAGACTTTCTTCAGCTCCTCCAGCTCTGTCAAGTACAGTTCATCCAGCAAGAAGCGTAACTTTTTCGACGAAAGTTCCAGCAGCATTAGCGACTCCGACAACATTGTCCCAATCGTCAACACATTCGAAGGTCTCGATTCCTGCCAAGACGGTAAAAGACTCGCCCTGAGAAACGACAGCACCATATACCGCTGCTTCTACGGCACATGGTATAAGGAAATCAAGAAACTCCCCGAATGCAACAATAAAACCGAGAAAAAAACATTCTTCAAGAGCCTGCCCTACATCTGCGTTTCGGGCGAATGGCGAGAAATCACCGAGATGGACGTCGAGCTCGGTTTCTGCACCGAAAAGCTCCAGGGCACCACCAAAACCTTCGGCAAGAAAGAATACACATGCGACAGCCTTTCGTGGCGAAAGACGACGCTGATCGACATCAACGGAGAATGTTCCAGCTCAAATATCGGCAAGAAAATCACCTACGACAACACCGACTACGTTTGCCGCGATAACCTCTGGCAATCGCTGAACAACATCGAACTTGATTCAGGCCTCTGCACGCCGAGCCGCTCAGGAGAAATCATCAAAATCAAGGCCAGTTCGTACTTCAAGTATTACATCTGCAAAAATTACGAATGGACCTACACCGAAAGCCCTGCCGACATTTACGGGAAATGCACAAGCGCCAAAGAAGACTCCGCCTACACCGTTTACACGACTTCCTTCGCCTGCCGCAACGGAGAATGGAGAAACTTCACGGCCATCGAAAACAAGTATGGACTGTGCACCAAGACCATGCAGGATTCGCTAGTCACCGTAAGCAGCACCAACCACGTCATTTGCGACAAAAACGAATGGCGAAGCGCACTCCCCGAGGAATTCTACGGCGCCTGCAACAGCAAGCAACAAGATGTCGTATACCAGAACGACACCAACGTGTACACCTGCAATTCCACATCGTGGATCAAGATCAGCACACCACCCTACAACCTGGCCTACTGCCTGCACAAAAATGAAGGCGATACCTACAGAGCCACAAGTACAAAGACTTACCTGATTTGCAACGACTACGAATGGAAGAAGACAGACTCGCTCACCTATGAATTCGGAATATGCAACAAGGAAAACCTTGGCACAAGGAAGCACCCGAACACGGATTCGCTCGGCTACGAATGTAGGTCGACCTCTAGCGGCTACGGCTGGACAAAACTCACCATCAACGACTACGACTTCACCTGCAACGAGGCAAACCAAGATGTCATGTTCAAGGGTTACCTCTGCGACAACGGAGAGTTACGCACCCTGACAAGCCTAGAAAAGAGCCTTGGCATATGCACCAAGAATAGCCTCGACAAAAAAGCCGCCAAGTCCTCGACCTACTACAGGTGTACCTCTACAGGCTGGACGTCCATTTCAAAGGACGAATACAACCTCAAGGACTGCACCTCCGAAACCGACAGCAGCGTTGCCAAGATTTCAAGTGGCGTCTACTTTTGCACCAACAAGAAATGGACAAAACTTCCAGACATGGACAAGGCAACCTGCACCCCCGGCGCACTCGCTGTCAAGGACAGCATCCTTTACCAATGCGTCAAAAACCAAAGTTACTACAACAACTATTGGCACTCCATCAGCAGCGTCGTTTACGAACATGGATTCTGCAACGAGTCACGTTACAGCGATCTCGTTCTCTATAAAAACAACTACTACGCCTGTAAAGACCCCGATTGGCAAAAAGCTTCGATAGGAGAGATTTTCGAAAGGTCTTCCTGCAGCGAAACAAGAACCATTGAGGACCTCACCTACACCTGTTCCGGAGGAGTGTGGTCTCCAAAATACGGAACCATGAAAGATCCTCGCGACGGACAGACCTACAGGACATTGACCCACAACAAGCAGACCATGATGGTCGACAACCTGAACTACAAGACACCCAATAGCTGGTGCTACCAGAACACAGACCGTTTCTGCGATACTTACGGAAGACTTTACCCATGGGAAGACGTAAAGACCGCCTGTCCCGAAGGTTGGCATGTCCGAGCAGCCGACGAAGAACTTATCAGTCGCTCAATCATAGAGTATTACGACTACGACTACTGGCAGCAGGACGTCTTTACACAGCACCTTTACAAGGGGCTTGAAATCAAGGGTTCTGGACTCCGCTACGATAACGGCTCCTTCGAATACGAGCTACGTTTTGCAGGATTCTGGACCGCAACCGAACTGGAAACCGATCCAAACTACGCCCTTGTTCACTTGTTCTACCAGTATACCTCGACAAACGTCAGGAACGATTGCTCTAGCGACGGAAACCCGATTAAGGGCACCTGCTTTAGCAAGCAAGCGGGCCTTTCGATCCGCTGCGTTAAGGACTAG
- a CDS encoding c-type cytochrome, with product MAVIVFVAVCALFAVEAFVLPPVTPELKNDAQEYYNNECKGCHRWARKFAAPPMRDNVANYAEKPEDMVRYLMHPTPQHPDDWPAMEITPLTEEQAKMMTAWLLYIFKNPEDPGRPK from the coding sequence GTGGCAGTCATCGTTTTTGTGGCAGTATGTGCGCTTTTCGCGGTGGAGGCATTTGTGCTTCCGCCGGTTACTCCTGAACTTAAAAATGATGCCCAGGAATACTATAATAATGAATGTAAGGGGTGTCACCGCTGGGCCCGCAAGTTTGCGGCCCCTCCGATGCGCGACAACGTGGCAAATTATGCCGAAAAGCCGGAAGATATGGTACGTTACCTGATGCATCCGACTCCGCAGCATCCCGATGATTGGCCTGCCATGGAAATCACTCCGCTCACCGAAGAACAGGCGAAAATGATGACGGCCTGGCTCCTGTATATCTTCAAGAATCCGGAAGATCCGGGGCGACCCAAATGA
- a CDS encoding sugar phosphate nucleotidyltransferase — translation MKIVLPVAGNGLRLRPYTENVPKCLLPVAGKTILDWIVEDSLGLKPNETIFITGYKAESVDAFLTRRPAWGKTRTVVQSNPQGLGEAVSLALPYVDDDEPVLIILGDTLFEADLSILNSMDENVLYTYKVEDPRRFGVAVTDTAGRITRLVEKPQEFVSDEAIVGIYYIKDSKVLKESLKYLMDNDIRTKNEFQLTDALEMMIQKGCKFRTAPVQKWLDCGLAETLLETNAHVLKRNDNSATVNLPGVKVVAPCYIGKGAKIVNSTIGPNVSVGEGCVIENSTISNAVLWDNVKVEDKTLDNVIVHE, via the coding sequence ATGAAGATTGTTCTGCCCGTCGCCGGTAACGGACTGCGTCTGCGTCCTTACACCGAAAATGTGCCGAAGTGCTTGCTCCCTGTTGCGGGCAAGACTATTTTGGATTGGATTGTAGAAGATTCCCTTGGTTTAAAACCGAACGAGACGATTTTTATTACTGGCTATAAAGCGGAATCGGTCGATGCCTTTTTGACTAGACGTCCTGCCTGGGGCAAGACCCGTACGGTAGTCCAGTCTAATCCTCAGGGTCTTGGTGAGGCGGTCAGCCTTGCACTGCCATACGTGGATGACGACGAACCGGTGCTCATCATTTTGGGGGATACCCTTTTCGAGGCCGATTTGTCTATTCTGAATAGTATGGATGAAAACGTCCTTTACACATACAAGGTCGAAGATCCTCGTCGCTTTGGCGTAGCCGTGACCGATACCGCAGGTCGCATTACGCGCCTGGTAGAAAAGCCGCAGGAATTCGTGTCGGACGAGGCGATTGTCGGCATCTACTATATCAAGGACTCCAAGGTTCTCAAGGAATCGCTCAAGTACCTGATGGATAACGATATTCGCACCAAGAACGAGTTCCAGTTGACGGATGCCCTCGAGATGATGATTCAGAAGGGCTGCAAGTTCCGTACGGCTCCGGTGCAGAAGTGGCTGGACTGTGGCCTTGCCGAAACCCTGCTCGAAACGAACGCCCATGTACTCAAGCGTAACGATAATAGTGCCACGGTGAATCTGCCGGGTGTCAAGGTGGTTGCTCCCTGCTATATTGGCAAGGGTGCAAAAATCGTGAACAGCACCATCGGTCCGAACGTGTCGGTGGGCGAGGGGTGCGTGATCGAAAATAGCACGATCAGTAACGCCGTGCTTTGGGATAACGTCAAGGTCGAGGACAAGACGCTCGACAACGTGATTGTCCACGAATAA